The genomic stretch TCTTGACCACCTTGTTGGAGTTGTTGCGCACACAGATGTTGACCGAGATCTTCTCGCCGTGGTGGTACAGCTGCTTGTCGAGGGtcacctccagctccagttcgcCGGGCGACAGCAGGAAGTCCTTGCGGACGACGGTGCAGGGCTGGATGCCCTGCTTGGTGGGGGCGTACTGCACCTTGCGGATGCCCAGGTTGATGGTGCTGCGGCGGTGCGACctgtcgcagtcgctgtcgcCGGTGAAGATCTTCACGAAGTACTGGACGCCGCAGGGCTGGCTCTCGTCGCTGGCCTTCTGCTGCAGCACCACCGAGGCCGGGGAGCTGGGCGGCATCTGCATCACGAAGGGGTAGGCGTTGGAGCCGAGCTTCTTCAGCAGCCGCTCCTGCATCTTGGTCAGCTGGATGTCCTGCTTCTGCGGCGGGCACACCTGCTGCGAGACCAGCGTCAGCTCCTTCTGGAAGCGCAGGCCAATCATCTCGTCGTCCTCGCGTCCATACCGGAAATTGCACACCAGCTGCACAAAGATCTTGCGGTTCTGGCGCACGTACTCATCGTCCAGGACCACGATGCCGTCTGCAAAGGGAAGCCTAATTAATTGGCCATTAGAGCACCGCGGCAGTCACGTATCCGTGCCGGATTCTATGCTCTTCTATGGTCACGTAACTAATAAGCTGCTTTTGTTGGTAATGCAACCATCAGGGTATCTATCAGGGGTTGCATAAATTAGGGCTTAATTTAATTAGGTCTCGGGGGGGGCAAGAATGATGCAAAAAGGTGGGGCAGGATCGTTTGAACTGCTTTGAGAGCCAACTGAAGTGATAATCCCATTCAGGCGGTGATGCCGTAACGACGGACGATGGTACTCCGGATGTATTCACGGTCTACCTACCGATGGGCTCCACCTGCGTCACGGAGTCCACGAACTCGCGCCTGTTCATGTAGAGCGTGATCATGTTGTTGGGGGCACATTTCTTGAACACCTTGAAGTTGACCACCATTCTGAAGCTGTTCTGCCGGACTCTATGCGGGGGAAATATATAGTTTCGCGCTCGTCGATTGTGATACGCCGCGTTGCGTCGCTCGCGTCGTTATTGGTGAGCGCCCGCCGGCTGTCCGGCCTTTATACCCGGAGCCCTGCCGGTCCACTGCACCTGGCTGCAAATTCAATTAGCCGGCGCTGGAAACGACCAAAATGCTGACGCTCTGCCCTGCTAGGGCTTCCCGGCCGCGTCTTTGATATTGACATTGCAACACGCGTGGAAAATCGATGCCGAGGGGGGGCCGTACTACACGGCGTATTAGCAATGCCAGAAATACTCGtagcagccccagccacagctcAGGCGTTGtgttttggtttgttgtttCCCCTCCGTGTCCAGCGAATGACGCAGTTGCACAGAAATATTACCTGCCATTTCCCTAATTCAATTGAGGGTT from Drosophila pseudoobscura strain MV-25-SWS-2005 chromosome 4, UCI_Dpse_MV25, whole genome shotgun sequence encodes the following:
- the Arr1 gene encoding phosrestin-2, with amino-acid sequence MVVNFKVFKKCAPNNMITLYMNRREFVDSVTQVEPIDGIVVLDDEYVRQNRKIFVQLVCNFRYGREDDEMIGLRFQKELTLVSQQVCPPQKQDIQLTKMQERLLKKLGSNAYPFVMQMPPSSPASVVLQQKASDESQPCGVQYFVKIFTGDSDCDRSHRRSTINLGIRKVQYAPTKQGIQPCTVVRKDFLLSPGELELEVTLDKQLYHHGEKISVNICVRNNSNKVVKKVKAMVQQGVDVVLFQNGQFRNTIAFMETSEGCPLNPGSSLQKVMYLVPTLVANCDRAGIAVEGDVKRKDTALASTTLIASQDARDAFGIIVSYAVKVKLFLGALGGELCAELPFILMHPKPNRKALEAEGSVEA